In Chryseobacterium shigense, the following proteins share a genomic window:
- a CDS encoding porin family protein has translation MKKILLVSALAFFAGMNAQTKFGVKAGYALSKLNSNDDLDAFEGVSGGLKSKSGFYVGALVEHKFNSKFAVQGEVQYANLGGKVEVSTMGITVTEKFNFNRIVVPVTARYYATPELGLYAGPFVSFRTSTKVNIDVSGGMADQAAVSEGEKFLEKSFDDNLKSTEFGLLLGADYNIYKGLFVDARYSFGLTNMIKDPVNDEKLKMNFFQIGIGYKFK, from the coding sequence CTTATTGGTATCAGCTCTTGCTTTTTTTGCAGGAATGAATGCACAGACAAAATTCGGTGTAAAAGCAGGATATGCTTTATCAAAACTAAACTCAAATGACGATCTTGATGCATTTGAAGGGGTAAGTGGAGGCTTGAAATCCAAATCAGGTTTCTATGTTGGAGCTTTGGTAGAGCACAAATTCAACAGTAAATTTGCTGTACAGGGTGAAGTTCAGTATGCAAATCTGGGCGGAAAAGTTGAAGTTTCAACAATGGGAATTACCGTTACAGAAAAATTCAATTTCAACAGAATTGTAGTTCCTGTAACAGCCAGATATTATGCTACTCCGGAACTTGGGTTATATGCAGGTCCTTTCGTAAGCTTTAGAACAAGTACAAAAGTAAATATTGATGTATCAGGAGGAATGGCAGATCAGGCAGCTGTAAGCGAAGGTGAGAAGTTTTTGGAAAAGAGTTTTGATGATAATCTGAAATCTACAGAATTCGGCTTGCTTTTAGGAGCTGACTATAACATATACAAAGGATTATTTGTAGATGCACGTTACAGTTTTGGATTGACCAATATGATTAAAGATCCGGTAAACGATGAAAAATTGAAAATGAATTTCTTCCAGATCGGAATAGGTTACAAATTCAAATAA